GTAGAAGATCTGCCTTTAATAGATGAGaaggctgtggagcagctgaCTGAAGGATTGATTTCCCACTATCTGCCTGATCTTCAGCGATCAAaatcagcactgcaggaacTTACGTAAGCAGATTTTTGGAACCAACTTCATACACGTGCATACTTGATTTGCTGCTCTTTTCAATATAATGTGCCAGCTCCCTTTAACTGGAATATAGTTTATCAGCATTTCTGTATCCTGACTCGAGCAGTCTGAATAATTCAGTGATCTGTGGGAGTAGCAGGGGGTGTATAAGCTGCAGTGCAGCCTGTGAGCACTATGGCTGAAGAATGTGTAACACTAGAAGAGTAAAATGCCCTAAGCCAGGCCGAGCAGAAGACCTAGATTTCTTAAATGCTTATTCACTTCTGTAGTGCAAAAGTGTGCTAAAAGCTGGATTTATTTTGCTTGGAGACATGCAGTTTGTATTCAGGGCAGCTTGTAGTGAGATATTTATTGTTCAGTCTCTAAACCATATTgcaaaacacttgaaaaatacAAGTAAGGAGCTAAACAGATAAGAGTTCTTTGTACACTGATACCTCACTGATAACCAAGAATGGTTGATTTCAAATGCAGATCAGATCTGCCATGGATACAGAGATACTGGAAGGAGCTTTACACAGATCCATCTCAGTTTTTGCAGGGTACCTTAGTTTGGGTTTCACTATGCATGATGTGGTTATGCTCCTGCCAAGGGCAGCCTTTGTCTGGAAAGACTTGAGCTGATTTGTGTGGAATGGAGATCCTTAATAATCACCAGGAATTCACACAAGTTCTGTACAGAAATAACTTCGTCCTCCATCATGATGCAGGGGCACCCAAGTGGAAAGTCAAGAGCTAATTGTTCTTCTTTTCAGTCAACCACTGCAACCTGGAGAGTGCCTCTTCAGGGTTTTTGGGATATTTATCCTGGATATCCTTGTGCTGTTGGGAAGTGTGTATTGATACTATTTTGATTAAAAGTCTATTTAAAGGGCTGGTTGAAAAGCAAATGGGGTGCTTTACTTTGGGTTtatgcatcttttttttttttgttttagacaGAACCAAGTGGTACTGCTAGAAACATTAGAAcaagaaatttcaaaattcaAAGAGTGTAACTCCATTGTTGATATCAATGCTTTGGTAAGTATCAGTAATGCCTTTTAAATTCTAGATTAGCATAGATTTTCTTGCTGAAGCATTCCTAGCAGCTTGTATCTTTTTCTTAATGACctacagaaagaaaaccagCTCAGATATTAGGGACAAACTGCTGGAGAGGGTGGGAACCAGCATGTTTCCCTTAAATAGGAAGGGCAGTGGGAAGAGAGGGCAGGCTCAGGCAGGCAGCATTGGTGGGACTGGCTGTTCAAAGCCAGCAGCCAAAGCAAATGTACACATTTTTCCAGTAGGATTGAGACTCCCGCATGGGAGTGCACCTCCCCAGACTAGCAGGAATGGTGCATGAAACATTCCTGTATGGTGCATAAAATtgtaatatttttgttctttttcattaaTCTTAACTCAGTAGATTACTGTGTGCAACTGTTGTATTGTAGTAGTTTTCTATATTAATATATGTGATAtgtaaattttatatataaactTGAACATGTTTGTTCCATTATCAAACTGTTCTGGTAACCACTGTTTTTGATTGCTATTTTACTGTGTAGCTTTATAAAACAACTGTTCTAACTTGACAGTCAATGCTTTAACAGTTATGGTTTTTAAGTTTTCAGAAGCTAAACATTATCACAACAAGTTAGTGAATATTAGAAATGAAATGATGATGCTGCATGAAAAGACATCAAAGTTAAAAGTAAGTgggataaatatttttactttccaATACAGATACTTACTTATGTATTATTGACTTCCAACTTTTATTTTGGATGCATGCTGAAAATTCTgattaaaatagaattttatcTTAAAATGATGTTTTCAGTAGCTCCAAGCCATGTATGTTTTTATCCTTTCACTTGCTCCTAATGGTGCTCAAGCATCTTACACATCTGAACTACTCTTTCAGTGTAATCTTCATGTTTAGGTGGTGTATGAATCATGCCTTGTTCTGTTGCTTTAGTCCACTCCATTCCAAGCAGTTCTCTTTGTTGTTTCAGTTTCATTTCAATGGAAACTAGATTGTCACCAATGTAAGAATTTCTCCTTCTGTTTAATGTACCATGAACAGGCATAAGTTCACTGGTTTCATGCTATATAGACAGCCTGGTTACATTCTGGCAAGATTAGTCAGTGTGTTCAACAAGAGAATTTTTGCTTGGAGGCAGTAAATTGCATGGTAAGAACCGTATCAGGTATACCCAAAGGATGACTTTTAGTGAGACTGAAGGGGGCTCCAGTTTGTGTTTTCCCAGTGTAGGTCACAAACTTCCCATTTCTGAACAGTAGCAAAGTGAGAGGAATGAAGCAAAAAGGAACAGTTTATGCTACATTCAGTCATATGTAGTATGAGTCATTTGAGTCACCCTCAAAGGAGGGTGTGTTGGAGAGAGGCAGAATGGGAGGGATTTGTTTGTTGCTTCggtttaaatataaattaaataaaacttacagttattttcttgtattttctgtttagaAAAGAGCACTTAAGCTGCAACAAAAGAGGCAGAAGGAAGAGTTGGAACGGGAGCAGCAACGTGAGAAGGAACTTGAAAGAGAGAAACAGTTAACAGCAAAACCTGCAAAGAGGACCTGAAAACAGAGCATGCAGCAACTTGTCTGAATTAATGATTTCTACATTCACTGGAATTAAAGCAGACTTTGCTTAAATTGGGCTACAGCTGTTGCTAGCAACAGTCTACTCTCTGGAATTATAAATTCCAGAATGGTAATAATAGAGTCGGTAACATTCACATTTTTTGATTTCAGCCATTCAAGTTGCCTTCTTTTGTAATGCTATGCAGTTTGATATTATAATGTaagttaatttttatatatatgtatataggaGAACTTGGCATCATAGTTTTAAGTACCtatctgtttttgttttcttttcttcttttggtgTTTAGAATTCTGAGAGATTTGATGACTGGCACATGTTTTTCAGACAAAATGCAAAGAACTTCTTAAAGTTCAGTTCTCATCACCAGACTTCAGTGGCTGCATTTTCACTGAAACTGCTTTGTTTCATGCAGTTGGGATCTGTCTTTGCTCATAAATACTGATTTCTTGTGCAGCCTTAGTTTGATCCATCTCTaaagaactgaagaaaatatcagtgtaaAAGTTCACTTCATTGcagcaatcttttttttttttgtcatcaaGTAACTTAAGAACAGCTTTAAAGTAACTTCTGAATAAGTTCCCAGCTGAAAGGATTGGCAGGGGAGAAGCAGAACACTAAAGATTGTCAAAATTATGCGTGCACAATGCAAAGATTAATGATTTTGTGCTTCCAAACATTTAAGTCAAACCAGGAAACTGTTGCTTCTGTAATGGTTTATTAGGAAGACT
The sequence above is a segment of the Molothrus aeneus isolate 106 chromosome 13, BPBGC_Maene_1.0, whole genome shotgun sequence genome. Coding sequences within it:
- the BLOC1S6 gene encoding biogenesis of lysosome-related organelles complex 1 subunit 6 isoform X1, giving the protein MSGAERPEGKEAAVTGEPGRSLGPSDASPDEGVVEDLPLIDEKAVEQLTEGLISHYLPDLQRSKSALQELTQNQVVLLETLEQEISKFKECNSIVDINALFSEAKHYHNKLVNIRNEMMMLHEKTSKLKKRALKLQQKRQKEELEREQQREKELEREKQLTAKPAKRT
- the BLOC1S6 gene encoding biogenesis of lysosome-related organelles complex 1 subunit 6 isoform X2 → MSGAERPEGKEAAVTGPSDASPDEGVVEDLPLIDEKAVEQLTEGLISHYLPDLQRSKSALQELTQNQVVLLETLEQEISKFKECNSIVDINALFSEAKHYHNKLVNIRNEMMMLHEKTSKLKKRALKLQQKRQKEELEREQQREKELEREKQLTAKPAKRT